The Gouania willdenowi chromosome 5, fGouWil2.1, whole genome shotgun sequence sequence aattttattATTTGGAATTGAActcattggtgttgttttatttcttaaaatgcacattttgacaaaccttttattttacacagatgcctttgtggaaaaaaagaaaattctaattgtgcaagatttggtctcttgcTTTTTAAgtgatatgtttactgtatgcaagggaaccgtagcaagatttattaacaaaaataaacaggtcaaagtaactagtaactttttactttgagtactattcatTAGAGCTACGGTTTACTTGTACTTGTCTTGAGTATGTTatgtttgtttacttttcttgtacttgagtacaattttaatcaagtgttAGTCTTGAGATACTCTCATTTACCTGAGAATGCATACAGAGAGACGTACAGGTTTTGCTTtgctcaatcaatcaatcaatttattacagATGAACTGAAAACGAATCAGCAAAAATATCAagttgttacggcagaatttgcggttgacctcatttggaaacatgatttattgctctggttgaatgatggagtccagtcggagcattgatggttttataaaaaagatttattataagataaaataaaaaggagtaaagaagaagcttccatcctgaaagaatgaaagacaAAGGCTGGTGGCAAAGCAAAAAGGCAAAACCCGTTCAAGACCCGTTCCAACGCTCTGactaacagtttcaaagcttaagctttttatataGATAACAGCAAAGTTCCACTCTGGGGTAAGGAGGAGGggagagtcagatgcccaatagtggaaagatttgaggatgatgaagacgtataTGTTATGAGGGAGATctggcgccactcttatctccttgatagtgtgtgtgtgtatctgcatgtgagcagagactctggccttggcagagtcTCTGTGCACTGAGTatgatctgtactgtttaatcatgattcagctgttcaaaagtgtaaagagtaatggagtcatcatgtattaaaacatgacaaattgtacacatgaacatacatttgacgatatgatgatgaatataataattgccataacaaagTCAATAGGCTATAACAAACATCCATGTGTTTCACTAGTGTTTCTCCTCCCTTGGCTGCACATGGATGGGacatgtgtcttcttttgttttgatactaagacatttgtgattgtcagggtcaaacatgagctcatcaatgatagatatacacacattatataggTCAAAGCACAATTTTCAAAAGTTCATATACAACAGTAATAttttaattagaagatgttttacatttacaaagcaAACGATCAGTTATTgtagttagttaaagatgacatttactgctgatataaagcaatacaaattatgttcaagattattgatttattcattattattatttatcatttaggggtctattgtgtcatgtttattttatttattaggtATATCCATATGAAAAAATTTTAATGTGTATGAagtataatatttaaaatacaattattctTCATTGTTAATTAGTTAGATGTTGTGTCTTTTTGTCAAActcttttttagtgttaatctgagtgtcctagttatttatatctgatttgtctctttGCTTACATACttgcttgtgttattgttagatttagagTTGCTCTGAAACTGTTTGTTCTTGTCCTGAAAATGGCAGCTAACGAGTTCATATGAATTTATTCTATGAGTAAATAGGATTATTCAATATAAAGACATTTCATTatagtatgttaaaaaaaaaaatccatttcaacataagtaacagtacttctacttgagtaggatatatcagttcTCTTTACACCTATGGTGTTATTGTTATAACGAGTCATCAATAAACATCTGACATGGGGCCAAGATTTAATCCATGTGATTATCTTCACTGGTCATAATGTTCTGTATGAGTTCAATACCTCTGTGAACCACGAGGTGTCACTGTTAGCGATGTTTGAAGCCTCTCGGCCACCGTACCCTGTCTAACGATCAGTAGCAGGCGCTCTCCGGACCGTAGGCTTCTTCTTCACCAACATGGCGAATGTGGTGCTGGAGTTTAAGGCTAATGCCGGGGACTCAGAGCCACAGAACAGGCCCGTCCTTATACTGGGACAGCAGAGCAACCTGCAGCTCATCACCTGGAGCCAAATCAAGGGAAAGCTGGAGCCAGTGGTCACCAAAGAGGTGAGTGACAGCTGGAGTTAGCACGATGCTAACCACATCAAGTCAGTCAGTCTACTTCTCTAATAAGTCCAAACATGAGACCTTAACggtttttaagaatttaaaatgCGACTTCacgttatattttattttgtcaagCTCTTAACTGCACATTTAAGGTTTAAACTAACGAGTAAAGTCGATTATTTAtcgactaaaaaaataaaaaatcactgtAAAGCCGCTAAAGCCAGCACATGTACATTACATCTGAAATGCTGAAAGGTtgcacatttagaaatattactAGTGGAGCACTTGTGTATGTTTTCTATAAAGAACAACTTGAGACTCCTACTAAGACTTTTCTCTGTCAATGATTAGTATTATCCTTATCAtgtcctctgctggttaaagGTCTTCACTCTGACAAAACCTCTTATCACTCTAATCATGTGGAATCAAATAGTCATGAATGCAAATTCCAGTTATTAATCAATGCAGTTTGAGTTTGATATGATTGTATTATTTCACAGATTCCATGAGGTTGTGTTGGTgctaaattgtcaaaaaaaaaaaacaaaaaaacccccacaaaTATTAGATATTATTTTGAGAAATTATACTTCTAGGATATTGAAGACTGTTTGTATTTAGAATGCCGTACCCTGTAATAGTTGGATAAAGATATTTCAAAATACATTGCCAACAATTTTATCTATTGACTAGTCgccagtagggatgtaacgattcactcaactcccgatacgatttgattcacgatactgggttcacgatacgattctctcacgattttttcatttacaaaatgggactgtagacacatttttttgggggggaaaaatgctgtattattttccttttatttttcattgtcaaaagaattccttgataaactattcaaaacaatgcaatttaactaaaaattaatcttgaattaaataaaggtataatacaaatgaaaatgaagcctattaatttaaattctggttctataataaacaatgcaaaactgcataatagtttttcttttaaaagtgcaactgaaaatgtattttgtgccttaacaattggacttaaaaaaaaacaaaaaaaacagtgattacactgatttacgtcatatttgtttggaccagcagagggcgctggtaacacagtggtcggttggcatgcagatattctagcagtgaagaagagatgctatgctagcagacagagctaatagaaaaacgtgacttttgcagatattcaagtaatattacagatattctttcggtgctaaaggggtaatgaatcatttattaacatatttaagagtagaaggcggccagaaagaaagtattagcagactccgcccgccgccaacacttccggatggCGCCGTCTGctggataaaaaaagtactgcgattcaattgtcagaaaattgatatcaaccgtgatacctatgaatcgatttttaactgccttacgattaatcgttacagtCGCCAGGGGtttcccgatacaactttttcacttctgatcaAATATCGATATTGATCCTGATACTATACGAGCACAAATCACATATACcgtcttaatttattttgtagcGTGGAATTTTAGacaaggcttgatcaagtgataacatagaacaatagtcagtaacaggtacgagaaaaaaaaattatgcattTGATATTAATCAATGGGTTGTATGGATTTTAACCTTAAATATAACAATTTAATAAAGCAGTAAATTAGATGGAAGACCTTGAatataacctcaataaatctaatttaaaaattattattatttttttatatatatatatcagaggTGTTGGATGAAGACCGGTATGATCCGATACTTGTTTTCTGCTGCTATCACAGTagaccaatatcaatattgatCAATCAGGGCACCCTTACTAGTTCCTGTATTATTTTTGCTTCTGTtgcgcagcagcagcttcttTTTCTTAATGGGCTATATGCACAGTGAGACGTGATGTATTTCCGATTGAAAATAAGACCGATGAAGTATTTCCTGTTACCGCTTTTGGACAGTTAAAACAGTGGAGAAGTGAGCCGTCAcacttttaaaacatgtttttcacagttttcGTTTGATTGTGCCtgtttgtgtggttgtgtgtgtctAAACAATGACATCCAAAAGGACGAAGTTTACCTTCCAAACAAAAGGAGTTAGCACATCAAGATACCGCTGTGGCGTTCCTAGGTGTACAGTCTCAGCTAGACGTAGTTCTGCTTTGAGTTTTTTACGTTCCCACAAGAAGATGAGCTACAAAAAAGTGGATCATCAACATCCGGAGAGAtgaaccctaaaccctaaccctgacatgAAGGAGCGATCAAATGCACAAGGGCGTCGGTGAAGCTGTCCCCTTTCTTTTTCAGTTTTCACCCATTGTTTGGTGTTACAAAGAAAAGCATATTTTACCACAGTTGTAACACTTTAAGTTGCTTAGTTTCAGAACATTTCATCCTGAATGTGATAATGACAGTCACTGAAAGATttcttgtgcgtgtgtgtgtgtgtgcgtgcgtggtcAGGTGTGGCAGGCTGCCCTCAGTGCTCTGAACCCAAACCCCACAGACAGCTGTCCTCTGTACCTCAACCAAGCTGtagttgctgctctgccttcaCGTGTCAGCAGACACAACAGCCCATCCTCCGCCCACTTTGTGTCGCGTCTGGTCCGCTCCTGTCTTCCTGGAGGGAATACCCGCTGCATAGTGGTCAGTGGCTTTATCTggattattttctgtgttttattgaACATTGTCGTTTGGAAGAGAAGGAATTATAGAACAAAAGATCTAGTGGCTAACATAAAGTCTATTCCATTATCTTCTAGATGGTATGTGAGCGTCCAGATGTTTTTGCCTCTTCCTGCGCCATTGCCAGAGCCTTTCCCATCTTCTCTCGCCGCTCCACCTCCTCACGCAGGGCTGAGAAGAAACATGTGTCCGTGGAGTTTCTGATTGTCGGACAGGACAAGACTCCTCTGGATAGCGCTGAAGTTGAGGTGCTTTGCAGGGATTTCTGACATTTTAAACACTTCAAGTGCAAGATGAAAACGCTGTCATTTTAGCAATTTTATGAAGTCCAAGTCTCATTGTGAGCTGAAAGGCTTTTGTATCTTTTCAGTGTCTGTCACACGCTGCTGATGGAGTGCGTCTGGCTGCACGCATTGTGGACACACCATGCAACGAGATGAATACGGACACCTTCCTGGATGTAAGTatgctgtttttgtttatttggccACAATTTGATAATGTAATAAACTGTAACTTTTCACCTCTGCACGTCCTGGTTTCTTTGAATATGTGTTAATAAGCTGCGCAAAATTCTGCTTCATGTTGGGACTAAAGATTTTAATGCCAGTTTTAAAATTCAGTATAAAAAAGTCTGAAGTCAGGAGATTTTCCGTCACTATATTAATAGAATGCTGACTCTGAGACAAAGTGCTTGGATTAAACCCAACTACTAAAGTGGCAGACTGCAGTTAGAGACTGCAAGTTGTAAATACGTGGAAATACTTTTAgacatctctctataaaagcaaggaatctctgtgtgtctgtccgtgcctcaaatatctctggagTTCAGGGACAGACGGCGCTCATACTTGCTACATAGCTGCATcttggttcaaagctgtgcGACGTTGCATTTGTTTGTACTGTAATGCTACAGttaatgaataatttcataaaattgtctaccTCAAGCAAAGCACAGCcactagagtcacgtgtgcagccagagccaatcgctgaagAGCTTGAGTAGCTACTTGAGCACGCACCAGACGTGCgcacacacagccaagcaggCACATGAGTGAGAGAAAGGAAGATAGTTTAGggctctttcacaagttttgagctcctgtgactgttccttatttggtgattatgtttcataacttttattttaattttatttttaaatcaacacgGGTTACATCGGACGGAGGGTTAGATTGGAGAGGGGGGAGGGCCGTCTGAGCAGCTGCActatactagcaaagctctcaagtctcacacaTTGGGCATGATACACTGAGAGTGTGAATGTGCGCGGCTGAAGTGCGTGCGTGTGAGCCCATGGAGGAGTAGCgagtcacacacatgcacacacaatgTTTCCTCTGGAAGTGTGAGCCACACACATGACTTATAATAAGTTATTCTCAGTCAGCTCGCTAAGTTACAtctgtttgtatattaattacTAATCTTGGATGATGATCACctctgcactaagaaatgttaaacgctaaataaatagttttatttgtacaaatttgTAGTTTATACATCGcaatgtatttaataaaatatatttaaatgttaacaaGCATTCAGTGGCCGAAAATTATGTTGATTTTTGTgaaaaggtttattttcacaatacAAAATGCAAATTCTTCAAACAAAGCAGTGtatatacagtgaagaaaataagtatttgaacaccctgctattttgcaagttctcccacttagaaatcatggaggggtctggaattttcatggaaggtgcatgtccactgtatgagagataacctaaaaagaaaaatccagaaatcacaatctatgattttttaacaatttatccgtgtgatacagctgaaaataagtatttgaacaccaacgttaatatttggtagagtagcctttgtttacaattacagaggtcaaacgtttcctgtagttcttcaccaggtttgcacagactgcaggagggattttggcccactcctccacacagatcttctctagatcagtcagctttctgggctgtcgctgactaacacggactttcagctccctccaaagattttcaattggatttaggtctggagactggctaggccactccagaaccttgatatccttcttacaaagccactccttggttttcctggctgtgtgctttgggtcattgtcatgttggaagatccagccatgactcatcttcaatgatctgactgagggaaggaggtttttggccaatatctcacaatacatggctgcagtcatcctctccttaatacagtacagtcgtcctgtcccatgagcagaaaaacacccctaaagcatgatgctaccacccccatgcttcacagtagggatggtgttcttgggatggtacgcatcattcttcttcctccaaacacgcatagtggaattatgaccaaaaaggtcaatcttggtctcatctgaccacaaaactttctcccatgactcctctggatcatccaaatggtcATTAGCAAACTTAAGACGGGCCTTAACATGTGCTGGTTTAAGCAAGGGAACCTTCCGTGCCATGCATGATTTCAAACCATGACGTCTTAGTTTATTACCAACAGTGACCATGGAAACAGTGGTCCCAGCTCTTTTCAGGTCATTGACCATGTCCTGCCGTGTAGTCCTGGGCTGATTCCTCACCTTTCTTAGCATCATTGAGACCCCACGAGGTGATATCTTGCATGGGGCTCCACTCCGATTGAGATTGTCcgtcatgtttagctttttccattttctaatgattgctccaacagtggaccttttttcaccaagctgctttgcaatttctccgtagccctttccagccttgtggaattgtacatttttgtctctggtgtctttggacagctctttgctcttagccatgctgactgtttgggtcttactgattgtatggggtggacaggtgtctttatgcagctaacgacctcacacaggtgcatctgattcaggataatacagtggagtggaggaggacttttaaaggcggactaacaggtctttgagggtcagaattctagctgatagacaggtgttcaaatacttattttcagctgtatcacacgaatacattgttaaaaaatcatagattgtgatttctggatttttctttttaggttatctctcatacagtggacatgcaccttccatgaaaattccagacccctccatgatttctaagtgggagaacttgcaaaatagcagggtgttcaaatacttattttcttcactgtactAAATAAAGATTCcaaatagcagctttaagttaaaGCACATGCTACATGAgctgataaataaaaacatcttcTGCTCTACAACAGGCTGCTTCATTAATGTAACTAACATCACAATGAGTTCCAGCATCTGAAACAGTCGCTCCATTAGATCAGCACCTGTGTGAGCAGCGAGTCAGATCTGACACAAGTTCATGAATattatttaaagaataaataaaccaCAGGTTTTGGGCTGACGTGCCACTTAGGAGGAAATTTAGAAAATGTCTTGACCATACCTACTGGAGTGGTTAAAACACCCAGCCTCAGGTTTGACTTTTTCTATGAAGCAGCTACATTATGAGCTCATATCGTATCTCCAGCCCATTCAACAGAAAATTAATTGTTCATAAAATCCAGAACATGTCGAGCTATATGCTTTTAAAATGCTAGCTAGATTTTTTGCCTACTTCCATGTAAACTGTGCTGGACTCTCACAATTCAATAGAACGTTGTTCACTGAAAGTAGTTTTGAACCTGTCTCAAACAGAAAATATAGAAGCAGCAACATTACATAATCCTATAATCCAATATGTCACTGCGTCGATGCAGTAGTCCACCTTCTGCATCACGATGCATCGTATAAATGATTAATTTAATGATCCtaagaataaaacaaacttgCCAATCCTTAatgactatttttttattttgtttcttttacttATCACACTCCAAGTTAATATAACTTTTCTTTCCAGACTAAACAAATAATGTGAAGagcaatttaatttatttctagcTGAACAAAGAAGCTTGGAGGACGTAAACCTTCTTAGTTGATCAGAGTAGCTCTGAGTGCGTGTAGAGGAATAGTGTGAAAGCAGAAAAAACATCCGAGACCTAAAATTTGGGGTTGTGGGTTCCACTTTCTGTGTCAGTGCATACTTCCTGTTTACCATATCAGTGAAAGCAgatgagagcagatgtctgtttcTGCTCCAGGAAGTCCAAGCTGTGGGAAGGGACCTTGGAATCACTCCACTCATCATTCGTGGGGAGGAACTGAAACAAAAAGGGTTTGGAGGTGGGTCACGTGTACATTTTCACTTCCTGCATACAGTCACAGTGACAGTGCACTTCTtcttacttaaagctgatatccggagtttctgagaaatctatgtttatgtatgattcttttgaaatgtgaaaaaatacctcactagtcttttactatggtctactgctggtggtcattcatatacatcaatgtatataagtcccaccTTTGTCctgtagacccctatacaaatagaaacaagtgctgtgatcgtccagccaataggcttcgacttcctgttttttagactgtcaatcaaagtgcgtaactgtgcacggaaacaaggccacgggtaaatatgattttggctcttgcctgacccatagacctatatcaatgtgaccttgttGTGTTCTgcaatgcgcatgcagaaaaatagaggcgtggcttctggtagattggcagaggaaGTGGcgcggtttagggcgggacatagagacgtttctcagaaactccggatatcagctttaattttAATAGACTTGCTTCACTTGAAAACTCACAATCAGTCCTGTTTTTATAAAGTAGTGCAGATGGCTGATATGAATTACTAATGCCTCTGTCTCTCATCTCTCAGGGATTTATGGGGTTGGAAAAGCAGCAGAGCATCCACCTGCATTAGCAGTCCTGAGCCACACACCAGATGGTGCCACACAGACCATTGCATGGGTGGGGAAGGGAATCGTGTACGACACTGGTGGACTGAGCATTAAGGGAAAGGTAAAGGGTGTGCAGGAGACCCTGTGCTCTTCAATGTAACCTTTAAGATTGTTCCTATTAATTTCATTGGATACAGCTGATGTAAATTCTATTCATGAGCCCAGATACTTGATGTGGACAAATGACTGTTTCACCAATAGGAAGTGTTTTGAaatctccttttaatgtatagtTTTTACTTGCAGACCACCATGCCAGGAATGAAGAGGGACTGTGGTGGAGCTGCAGCCATCTTGGGAGCTTTTAAGGCCACAATTAAACAGGTGACGCTACAATTCCAATGTTCAAACTCAACTTTTCAACTTACATAAACTGGccaatttttcttttctttatttgggAAGTATCTGGTGATTTACAGTTCCACCTTACTTAACTGTTGAATAGATTACATTGGTTTGTGTTGAGAAGAGTTCCACTCAAACAGGATGAGAATAAACTAAACAAGTAATGACAGCGCAGGAGTAAAAGGGAAGCCTTTGgacaaaatgaaatataatgttaaCAGTTAGCCATTTGAAGACTATCAGTGATGATGTTAATAATCAGATCACATTAATAGCTGGAGAAAACTCAAGTGCAATCAGAGAGAACGTGAACTTATCTACAATAAAGGGAGATCCAGACCTGTGTCTGATTGTACCCACACACTATGTTTCCATGGTGATACACGAAAACAAAGGCAACTGCAAGATGAAGAGCAAGAACTGATGGAATGACTTTTAAAGGCTGTTTAGGATTCCACACATTGTCATCAGTTTTTACTGAAACTGAAGATAATGAATCTAATGACACAAGAAGGAAAAAGTAAGTGTCATGTATAGGTTTAATAACATGGCTCTATGGTAACCTGTTGAGTTAAACTGCTTCTCTCTAGTCTACATGCTCTGATTCCAAAGGCATTGTTGATCTTAGCTCTTAGCATATATAACACAGAACAACAGGCTGAATGGATTATCTATTCTGATTGGTTGTAGGGCTTTAAGGACAACCTCCACGCAGTGTTCTGTCTGGCAGAGAACTCTGTGGGACCCATAGCCACACGGCCCGATGACATCCACACTCTGTACTCTGGAAAGTAAGACCTTTAAATCTATACATCAATTATGATGgtgtttagcttagcacgttcATTAGCAGCTCTGCACAAACTGTTTGGACGATGTTGGGTGTCATCTTGTTTTCTTCTGTTTCCGTCTTTAAAGAACGGTGGAGATCAACAACACAGATGCAGAAGGTCGCCTGGTGCTGGCTGATGGTGTTGTGTACGCCAGCAAAGACCTCTCTGCTGATATTATCCTAGACATGGCAACCCTGACGGGGGCTCAGGTGGGCAGCCGTCCCTAACCACATGCATGGTCTAGTACATGTGGTCTAATGAGGGTTGTGGATCTGAATCTGGACTGTTTCTGTTGCTTAGGGAATCTCCACGGGGAAATACCACGCAGCTGTGATGACCAACAATGAGGTGTGGGAGGCTGCGTGCATGCGCGCCGGCCGCAGCAGCGGAGACCTTGCTCACCCTTTGGTCTACTGTCCCGAGTTGCACTTCAGC is a genomic window containing:
- the npepl1 gene encoding putative aminopeptidase NPEPL1: MANVVLEFKANAGDSEPQNRPVLILGQQSNLQLITWSQIKGKLEPVVTKEVWQAALSALNPNPTDSCPLYLNQAVVAALPSRVSRHNSPSSAHFVSRLVRSCLPGGNTRCIVMVCERPDVFASSCAIARAFPIFSRRSTSSRRAEKKHVSVEFLIVGQDKTPLDSAEVECLSHAADGVRLAARIVDTPCNEMNTDTFLDEVQAVGRDLGITPLIIRGEELKQKGFGGIYGVGKAAEHPPALAVLSHTPDGATQTIAWVGKGIVYDTGGLSIKGKTTMPGMKRDCGGAAAILGAFKATIKQGFKDNLHAVFCLAENSVGPIATRPDDIHTLYSGKTVEINNTDAEGRLVLADGVVYASKDLSADIILDMATLTGAQGISTGKYHAAVMTNNEVWEAACMRAGRSSGDLAHPLVYCPELHFSEFTSAMADMKNSVADRENAQSSCAGLFIGSHLGFDWPGVWVHVDIASPVHAGERATGFGVALLMALFGQASDDSMLNKVSPLGATNNTTEEQEERDCKRRRLV